A stretch of Blastocatellia bacterium DNA encodes these proteins:
- a CDS encoding polysaccharide deacetylase family protein: MLRLLIIFLFLLSITFVNSVTANLIPSTKPIKRQVAITFDDLPRQGQQEAIKPLKEMTSKLINQITKNKIPAIGFVNESKLYQNDELKERTAILQLWLDAGLELGNHTYSHPYFYRTSLTDFQENVLQGEKITNTLVKNRKVKYFRHPFLNTGPDLETKTAFEKFLLNQNYVIAPVTIDNSEWLFANVYRKAKEQNDKKTADRVAAEYIPYMEKMFAFYEKLSLDVVGYEVPQILLLHANLLNAEHLDKLIEMLKGRNYQFISLEEALKDKSYNLSDKYTGKVGVSWLHRWAITKGMQMQKEPALPEFMEQFDQPGVSGSGFKSAQKASN; the protein is encoded by the coding sequence ATGCTTAGGCTATTAATCATTTTTCTGTTTTTACTGTCAATAACTTTTGTAAACTCTGTTACAGCAAATTTAATTCCATCAACAAAACCTATCAAAAGACAAGTAGCTATTACTTTTGATGATTTGCCTCGACAAGGCCAACAGGAAGCTATTAAACCACTAAAAGAAATGACCAGCAAATTGATAAATCAAATTACTAAAAACAAAATTCCTGCTATTGGATTTGTTAATGAAAGTAAACTTTATCAAAATGATGAGTTAAAAGAACGTACTGCTATTTTACAGTTATGGTTAGATGCTGGCCTTGAGCTTGGAAATCATACTTATTCGCATCCCTATTTTTACCGTACCTCGTTAACAGATTTTCAAGAAAATGTTTTACAAGGTGAGAAGATTACTAATACTTTGGTTAAAAACAGAAAAGTAAAATATTTTCGTCATCCTTTTCTAAATACTGGCCCGGATTTAGAGACTAAAACAGCTTTTGAAAAATTTCTCTTAAATCAAAACTATGTTATTGCTCCTGTAACAATTGATAACTCTGAATGGCTGTTTGCTAATGTTTATCGCAAAGCAAAAGAGCAAAATGATAAAAAAACTGCTGATCGTGTAGCAGCAGAATATATTCCTTATATGGAAAAAATGTTTGCATTTTATGAGAAGCTTTCCTTAGATGTTGTTGGGTATGAAGTACCTCAAATTTTACTTTTACACGCTAATTTATTAAATGCCGAACATTTAGACAAACTAATAGAAATGTTAAAGGGTAGAAATTATCAATTTATTTCCTTAGAGGAAGCATTAAAAGACAAATCCTACAATTTATCTGATAAATATACTGGTAAGGTTGGAGTTTCTTGGTTACATCGTTGGGCAATAACTAAAGGAATGCAGATGCAGAAAGAGCCTGCTTTACCAGAATTTATGGAGCAGTTTGATCAACCTGGGGTCAGTGGCTCAGGTTTTAAGTCTGCTCAAAAAGCAAGTAATTAA
- the gatB gene encoding Asp-tRNA(Asn)/Glu-tRNA(Gln) amidotransferase subunit GatB produces the protein MDKVYEAVIGLEIHAQLLTQTKIFCGCSAQFGSEANADTCPVCLGMPGALPVFNKKVLEMAAKAATALNLQINNKSIFARKNYFYPDLPKGYQISQYDEPFSKNGWVEILTSPRDDQGRPIEWKKKRFNITRLHLEEDAGKSLHEGMLESDTKSYVNLNRSGVPLAEIVSEPDFRSSWEAYDYVQYLRKTLIYVGVCDGNMEEGSLRCDANVSVRPVGQEKLGTKTEIKNLNSFRFLQKALDYEIARQIKVLKEGGRISQETRLWNEREGRTYVMRSKEEAHDYRYFPEPDLAPIVVSSQYLAEIAKELPELPEPRRERLQQEYKLSLEESIILTQSRQMADYYEEVVKNSSNAKMSANWVLSELLGELKNANLEITACPIKPADLGELVNLIIDNTISGKMAKEVFEKMFQSGKSPKVLVEELGLIQITDTTEIQNIAAKVIDENPKQLEQYCKGKQSLIGFFVGQVMKLTAGKANPQMVNEILKNLLEERCKSNA, from the coding sequence GTGGATAAAGTTTATGAAGCTGTAATTGGATTAGAAATCCATGCTCAACTACTTACACAAACTAAAATTTTTTGTGGGTGTTCGGCTCAATTTGGTAGTGAAGCAAATGCTGATACTTGTCCAGTTTGTCTAGGAATGCCGGGCGCGTTACCAGTTTTTAACAAAAAAGTTTTAGAAATGGCCGCCAAAGCAGCTACAGCATTAAACTTACAAATAAATAATAAATCTATTTTTGCTCGTAAAAACTACTTTTACCCTGATTTACCAAAAGGTTATCAGATCTCCCAATATGATGAGCCATTTTCTAAAAATGGCTGGGTAGAAATTCTTACTAGTCCAAGAGATGATCAGGGCCGTCCTATTGAATGGAAAAAGAAACGTTTTAATATTACTCGCTTACACCTAGAAGAAGATGCTGGTAAATCATTGCATGAAGGGATGTTAGAGTCTGACACTAAATCTTATGTAAACCTAAATCGTAGCGGTGTTCCATTAGCAGAAATTGTAAGCGAGCCTGATTTTCGTAGTAGCTGGGAAGCTTATGACTATGTGCAATACTTACGTAAAACCTTAATTTATGTAGGTGTTTGTGATGGGAATATGGAAGAAGGAAGTTTAAGATGTGATGCTAATGTCTCAGTGCGACCAGTTGGACAAGAAAAACTTGGCACTAAGACAGAAATTAAAAACTTAAATTCTTTCCGATTTCTACAAAAAGCTCTAGATTATGAAATTGCCCGCCAAATTAAAGTATTAAAAGAAGGTGGCCGAATTAGCCAAGAAACCAGACTTTGGAATGAGCGAGAAGGTCGAACTTATGTAATGCGTAGTAAGGAAGAAGCTCATGACTATCGTTATTTTCCTGAACCAGATTTAGCTCCAATTGTTGTTTCTAGCCAATATTTAGCAGAAATTGCCAAAGAATTACCAGAACTGCCAGAACCACGCCGAGAACGGTTACAGCAAGAGTATAAGCTAAGCTTAGAAGAATCAATAATTTTAACTCAATCTCGGCAAATGGCAGATTATTATGAGGAAGTAGTTAAAAACTCTAGCAATGCTAAGATGTCGGCTAATTGGGTGCTAAGTGAGCTTTTAGGAGAGTTAAAAAACGCTAACTTAGAGATTACCGCTTGTCCTATTAAACCTGCGGATTTAGGAGAGCTAGTTAATTTAATTATAGACAATACAATTAGCGGCAAAATGGCTAAAGAAGTATTTGAAAAAATGTTTCAAAGTGGCAAATCACCTAAAGTTTTAGTTGAAGAATTAGGACTAATACAAATAACAGACACAACAGAAATTCAAAATATTGCCGCTAAAGTTATAGATGAAAACCCTAAGCAGTTAGAACAATACTGCAAAGGTAAACAAAGTTTAATAGGCTTTTTTGTTGGTCAAGTAATGAAACTTACAGCAGGAAAGGCCAACCCTCAAATGGTTAATGAAATTCTTAAAAATCTTTTGGAAGAAAGGTGTAAATCTAATGCTTAA
- a CDS encoding sigma-70 family RNA polymerase sigma factor has protein sequence MNPSSNVTQLLLNCSSGDKEALAQLMAIVYDELHQLANYYMKMERLNHTLQATALVHEVYIRLIDQSQVDWKNRSHFFGAAAQIMRRILIDHARGRSRLKRGGNDQKVPLETVIGLSEAPPDIDLIALDDALTKLAVVDPIQGQIVELRFFGGLSIEETAEVLEISPATANREWSMAKARLYRELKSIK, from the coding sequence ATGAATCCATCAAGTAACGTAACGCAATTACTATTAAATTGCAGTAGCGGAGACAAAGAAGCCTTAGCACAACTAATGGCTATTGTTTATGACGAACTACATCAATTGGCTAATTATTATATGAAAATGGAACGACTTAACCATACATTACAGGCTACAGCACTTGTACATGAGGTTTATATTAGATTAATAGATCAATCTCAAGTAGACTGGAAAAACCGTTCTCATTTCTTTGGTGCTGCTGCACAAATAATGCGCCGTATTTTAATTGATCATGCTAGAGGACGTAGCCGTCTTAAACGTGGTGGAAATGACCAAAAAGTTCCTTTAGAAACTGTTATAGGCTTATCAGAAGCTCCACCTGATATAGATTTAATTGCTTTAGATGACGCATTAACTAAGCTTGCTGTAGTAGACCCAATACAAGGTCAAATAGTAGAGCTACGTTTTTTTGGCGGACTTTCCATTGAAGAAACGGCTGAAGTGCTAGAAATTTCCCCTGCAACAGCTAATCGGGAATGGAGCATGGCTAAAGCTAGACTCTACAGAGAGTTAAAAAGTATAAAATAA
- a CDS encoding peptidylprolyl isomerase, producing the protein MLKVEAKTLLFLLFLFLSIFALACENDTKTTTPTNNTSPNPNATPSDKVDDEVAILETDVGRIVIEFFPNEAPKHVENFKKLSKEGFYDGVAFHRIIPGVIIQGGDPNSKSGPPEGWGMGQPGQGTVPAEFNARPHVRGIVSAARRGNDINSATSQFFLFVNRLNLNGMDNIRFMAEL; encoded by the coding sequence ATGCTTAAAGTAGAAGCGAAAACATTATTATTTTTACTCTTCCTCTTTTTATCAATCTTTGCGCTTGCTTGTGAAAATGACACTAAAACAACTACCCCTACTAACAACACCTCACCTAATCCTAATGCTACACCCTCAGATAAAGTTGATGATGAAGTAGCAATTTTAGAAACAGATGTAGGAAGAATAGTAATTGAGTTTTTCCCTAATGAAGCACCTAAACATGTAGAAAATTTTAAAAAATTATCTAAAGAAGGTTTTTATGATGGAGTAGCATTTCATCGAATTATTCCTGGTGTAATTATTCAAGGTGGAGATCCAAATAGCAAAAGTGGCCCGCCAGAAGGTTGGGGAATGGGCCAACCAGGGCAGGGTACAGTGCCAGCAGAATTTAATGCCCGTCCGCATGTGCGAGGCATTGTTTCGGCTGCACGTCGTGGAAATGATATCAATAGTGCTACAAGTCAATTTTTTTTATTTGTGAATCGGCTAAACCTGAATGGAATGGACAATATACGGTTTATGGCCGAGTTATAG
- a CDS encoding serine/threonine protein kinase produces the protein MNTIISIYKAKQDLSESMVTMKIDLVEKVKEIFGQALETPKENRREFLATACYQNQELYKEVLSLLIAHEEAESFLEKPAANFAAKLVKHEKENLASNSKEAFLEQLTGRVVDGKYLIEKLLGQGGTGAVYQAIHLGTKRPVALKVIAPQFMAHTEFVERFKREAEAAGRLSHPNVVNVTDFGIAAFGAAQVAYLVMEYLKGLTLGALLKKKGKLPVSFTIDILEQICSAIEEAHSQGIIHRDLKPDNIWLEPDGRGSYHVKVLDFGLAKLHSSQPTTNLSTPLSNLLPTVDPDKISLSFDYQKIKTNKHRTSDNEGVMIFTDEKETKIMEPSQTAGNLDPQSVPEWLTRVGMVLGTPLYMSPEQCSGQALEKSSDIYSLGVIAYEMLTGETPFTGDMYQLIQQHTETAPIPLQKKRKNIPSSIADLVMAALAKKPQERIISAKAFATALRANSEGEIPLIHQAFGIYWKEFFPITSVSIVINFIFILFSSLLTASLVQLNFTFPLEGIFQLIWWIFPLLGILLTGEVSTGAFTLAVKQFQETGTISSTKVILGLNKHLGQILITALQNYLAAVSQIWKFIFPAFRSLVYSSFTSPSLVLENKQPYQVRQSSKELVTKLYSLASSLKLRFLITKVISFFLFLVSVMVCYVTLGQSEQYSLTISLIATILLPGLFMIIVNPLIDMAIALLYFKAREANGEIVYQQKGLEEIEISEKLRFSRRRKVLVAVSLVLSIVFSSFSYILIIPPFGKPFIPERPVIEKLSNEENAWFEYDLALQDMLEFPIGFSYTNNKPSQEFVGEMIRQQIKNPGFSNLEKVALREEDFNEQQLSYLDSHKEAIKHLLKGAKRPKAQFYNESPATINSQTPNLLQIRALTILAAAEVRRLLDQGKTQQAVELALANYKMVTDIGAEANTTLISSLISIICRAIAAKSLFAVIYFGTTTSEMDKEIARFVDEQDRRMPNAYQALVWETQAMDISMEEALIKSNYSSLNEEWPFFGSSSKVQWIRAFPGLCIRTYNSLHIVNKQYLQKVSSVLENWDFASTQKIYQELLNKELDDILSLSPSDTIARTMFYISIPNMLATMKSLYVANSFGNGVTVFAAASAYKKEHGKFPDTLDLAINGLGLNPQIDVATNKKIGYRLEDDKPVIWFAGVDGQDNNGKIAYGLDRDKPTFGKDLVYRYGKYPLNN, from the coding sequence ATGAACACTATTATTTCAATCTACAAAGCAAAACAGGATCTAAGCGAAAGTATGGTTACTATGAAAATAGACTTGGTGGAAAAAGTCAAAGAAATATTTGGACAAGCTTTAGAAACACCTAAAGAAAATAGAAGAGAATTTTTAGCTACAGCTTGTTATCAAAACCAGGAGCTATATAAAGAAGTTCTTTCTTTGCTTATTGCACATGAGGAAGCAGAATCATTTTTAGAAAAACCTGCGGCTAATTTTGCAGCTAAATTGGTTAAACACGAAAAGGAAAACCTAGCTAGCAATAGTAAAGAAGCTTTTTTGGAACAGCTTACAGGACGTGTTGTAGATGGAAAATACTTAATAGAAAAACTATTAGGCCAAGGTGGAACGGGAGCAGTTTATCAAGCTATACATTTAGGTACTAAACGACCTGTAGCCTTAAAAGTAATTGCTCCTCAATTTATGGCACATACTGAGTTTGTAGAACGCTTTAAGCGAGAAGCTGAAGCTGCTGGACGGCTTTCTCATCCTAATGTTGTTAATGTTACTGATTTTGGTATTGCTGCTTTTGGTGCAGCACAGGTTGCTTATTTAGTGATGGAATATTTAAAAGGCTTGACTCTAGGAGCTTTACTAAAGAAAAAAGGAAAGCTACCTGTAAGTTTTACTATTGATATCCTAGAGCAAATTTGTTCAGCCATTGAGGAAGCACATAGCCAAGGCATTATCCATCGTGACCTAAAACCAGATAACATTTGGCTAGAACCTGATGGTAGAGGTAGCTATCACGTTAAAGTGCTAGATTTTGGCCTTGCTAAACTTCATTCTTCACAACCTACAACAAATCTTTCTACTCCTCTAAGCAATCTGCTTCCTACAGTAGACCCAGATAAAATTTCTTTATCTTTTGATTATCAAAAGATTAAAACTAATAAACATCGAACGTCTGATAATGAAGGAGTAATGATTTTTACTGATGAAAAAGAAACTAAAATTATGGAGCCATCACAAACAGCAGGTAATTTAGATCCTCAATCCGTCCCAGAATGGCTAACTCGTGTTGGGATGGTTTTAGGAACACCTCTTTATATGTCTCCAGAACAATGTAGCGGCCAAGCCTTAGAAAAAAGCTCAGATATTTATAGCTTAGGTGTAATTGCCTATGAGATGCTAACAGGAGAAACACCTTTTACAGGTGATATGTATCAGTTAATTCAGCAACATACAGAAACTGCTCCAATCCCTTTACAAAAGAAAAGAAAAAATATTCCTTCTTCAATTGCTGATCTAGTAATGGCTGCTTTAGCTAAAAAGCCACAAGAGCGCATTATTAGTGCTAAAGCTTTTGCTACAGCACTTCGCGCTAACTCTGAAGGGGAAATCCCTTTAATACATCAAGCTTTTGGTATTTACTGGAAAGAATTTTTTCCAATAACAAGTGTTTCTATTGTAATAAACTTTATTTTTATCTTATTTAGTAGTTTACTTACAGCAAGTTTAGTTCAATTAAATTTTACTTTTCCACTTGAGGGTATTTTTCAATTAATTTGGTGGATTTTTCCTTTACTTGGTATTTTGTTAACAGGAGAAGTAAGCACAGGAGCATTTACTTTAGCTGTTAAACAATTTCAAGAAACAGGTACTATTTCTTCAACTAAAGTAATTTTAGGCTTGAATAAACACCTAGGACAAATACTTATTACTGCGTTGCAAAATTACTTAGCAGCAGTTTCGCAAATTTGGAAATTTATTTTTCCAGCTTTTCGATCTTTAGTTTATTCTTCATTTACTAGCCCAAGTTTAGTATTAGAAAATAAACAGCCTTATCAAGTAAGACAATCTTCTAAAGAATTAGTAACAAAACTTTATTCTCTAGCTTCTAGCTTAAAACTAAGATTTTTAATTACTAAGGTTATTAGCTTTTTTCTTTTTTTAGTTAGCGTTATGGTTTGCTATGTTACTTTGGGACAGTCAGAACAGTATTCTTTAACTATTTCTTTGATAGCAACAATATTATTGCCAGGACTATTTATGATTATAGTTAACCCATTAATTGATATGGCAATAGCATTGCTTTATTTCAAAGCTAGAGAAGCTAATGGTGAAATTGTTTATCAACAAAAAGGTTTAGAAGAAATAGAAATTTCTGAAAAATTAAGATTTTCCCGCCGTCGCAAAGTTTTAGTTGCAGTATCTTTAGTTTTATCAATTGTGTTTTCTAGTTTTTCTTATATTTTGATTATTCCTCCATTTGGCAAACCTTTTATCCCTGAACGTCCAGTTATTGAAAAATTATCAAATGAAGAAAATGCTTGGTTTGAATATGATTTAGCTCTACAAGATATGTTAGAGTTTCCTATTGGCTTTAGTTACACCAATAACAAACCTTCACAGGAATTTGTTGGAGAAATGATACGTCAACAAATAAAAAATCCTGGTTTTTCTAATTTAGAAAAAGTAGCTTTAAGAGAAGAGGATTTTAATGAGCAACAACTATCTTATTTAGATAGCCATAAAGAAGCTATAAAGCATTTACTTAAAGGTGCAAAACGTCCTAAAGCTCAATTTTATAATGAGTCACCAGCTACTATTAATTCTCAAACTCCTAACTTACTACAAATACGTGCTTTAACTATTTTAGCTGCCGCAGAAGTGCGCCGTTTACTAGATCAAGGAAAAACACAACAAGCCGTAGAACTAGCTCTAGCCAACTATAAAATGGTTACAGATATTGGAGCAGAAGCTAACACCACTTTAATTTCTAGCTTAATTTCTATTATATGTCGTGCAATTGCTGCAAAATCATTATTTGCTGTAATTTACTTTGGCACTACTACATCAGAAATGGACAAGGAAATTGCTAGATTTGTAGATGAACAAGATCGCCGTATGCCCAACGCTTATCAAGCTCTTGTTTGGGAAACTCAAGCTATGGATATTTCTATGGAAGAGGCATTAATAAAAAGCAATTATTCTTCTCTTAATGAAGAATGGCCATTTTTTGGTTCTTCTAGCAAAGTTCAATGGATAAGAGCCTTTCCTGGCCTATGTATTAGAACTTATAATAGTTTGCATATAGTTAATAAACAGTATTTGCAAAAAGTTAGCAGCGTTTTAGAAAATTGGGATTTTGCTTCTACACAAAAAATTTATCAGGAGTTGCTTAACAAAGAATTAGACGATATTTTAAGTTTATCTCCTAGTGATACTATTGCTCGTACTATGTTTTATATTTCTATACCAAATATGTTAGCCACAATGAAAAGTTTATATGTTGCTAATTCATTTGGTAATGGAGTTACAGTTTTTGCTGCTGCTTCAGCTTATAAAAAAGAGCATGGAAAATTTCCTGATACTTTGGATTTAGCCATTAATGGTTTAGGTCTTAACCCTCAAATTGATGTAGCTACTAACAAAAAAATAGGTTATCGCTTAGAAGATGATAAGCCTGTTATTTGGTTTGCTGGTGTTGATGGTCAAGATAATAATGGAAAAATAGCTTATGGTCTTGATCGAGATAAGCCCACTTTTGGCAAAGATTTAGTTTATAGATATGGAAAATATCCTCTTAACAATTAA
- a CDS encoding serine/threonine protein kinase, protein MNFDALLPTGTILANRYEICNPLGEGGTGIVYLAKDNKLNDFRAIKQMAAEYVSIEEYTKAVSDFRREAELLSKIKHPSIPRFYDYFVADGYYYLVMEYITGITLLDLLEQIQKPISEKRATKWGIKLCEVLSYIHNYEPPIIYRDMKPANIMYNKELNQLYIIDFGTARFVAALQMVDVTAVGTLGYAPPELFHGIVRPETDIYSLGATLIHLLVGRCPNFNLNYGFNFAQNPSPSQLNLSISPQMDEILVKAVSMRPSDRYSSAEELKQALINHLATILS, encoded by the coding sequence ATGAACTTTGATGCTTTATTACCAACAGGAACTATTTTGGCTAATCGTTATGAAATTTGCAATCCTTTGGGTGAAGGGGGAACAGGTATAGTTTATTTAGCAAAAGATAATAAACTTAATGACTTTAGAGCTATTAAGCAAATGGCTGCTGAATATGTAAGCATTGAAGAATATACAAAAGCTGTTAGCGATTTTCGTCGTGAAGCAGAACTACTTTCTAAAATAAAACATCCCTCTATCCCAAGATTTTATGATTATTTTGTTGCTGATGGTTATTATTATTTAGTAATGGAATATATTACGGGTATAACCTTACTAGACTTATTGGAACAAATTCAAAAACCTATTTCGGAAAAACGTGCTACTAAATGGGGAATTAAGCTTTGTGAAGTATTAAGCTATATTCATAATTATGAGCCACCGATAATTTACCGAGATATGAAACCAGCTAACATAATGTATAATAAAGAGTTAAACCAACTATACATTATTGATTTTGGTACAGCTAGATTTGTAGCTGCGCTGCAAATGGTAGACGTTACTGCGGTTGGGACATTGGGTTATGCTCCACCAGAACTTTTTCATGGAATTGTAAGACCCGAAACAGATATTTATTCTCTAGGTGCTACATTAATTCATTTATTAGTAGGTAGATGTCCAAATTTTAACCTTAATTATGGTTTTAACTTTGCTCAAAACCCAAGTCCCAGCCAACTTAACCTAAGCATTTCTCCGCAAATGGATGAAATTCTAGTAAAAGCAGTTTCTATGCGTCCTAGTGATCGCTATTCTTCAGCAGAAGAGCTAAAACAAGCATTAATTAATCATTTAGCTACTATTTTAAGCTAG
- a CDS encoding glycosyltransferase: MKSVLVIAHDFPPFGGGGVLRVLKFTKYLPEFGWNPIVLSVDPTYYPAGLLDYSLMSEIPEQVKIYRTKTAISAYKIKETNKKENKKFNWRNILENFIPDSFRVIQDHGFFWLPYALAKAQSIIQKENIQLIFTTSPPHNVHILGSILKKRYGLPWVADFRDGWTRNEMYTAKSQLRQQIDKVFERFIVNLADQIICVTPELAEDFYQDYPKVKKKTSVIYNGFDPADFEKLNKVEKDKNTFTLSHIGSLAAKPNRSPEIILQAVSSIASTNKEFKENFRLEFVGPVLNLPLEEMITKYSLESICSVVGVVPHLRALEHMQKADALLLLTNHKQKFGDSAILAGKFGEYLFTANPILAVVSEGIAKDIIENYDLGYVVSPDDLEKTKEFLYELFYKW, translated from the coding sequence ATGAAATCTGTATTGGTAATTGCACATGACTTTCCTCCTTTTGGAGGAGGTGGAGTGCTAAGAGTTCTTAAATTTACTAAATATTTACCAGAATTTGGCTGGAACCCAATAGTTCTATCTGTTGATCCTACGTATTATCCAGCAGGATTATTGGATTATTCCTTAATGTCGGAAATACCTGAACAAGTAAAAATCTATCGTACCAAAACAGCTATTAGTGCATATAAAATTAAAGAAACCAATAAGAAAGAAAATAAAAAATTTAACTGGCGAAATATTTTAGAAAATTTTATTCCAGATAGCTTTCGAGTTATTCAAGATCATGGTTTTTTTTGGCTTCCATATGCTTTGGCTAAAGCGCAATCAATTATTCAAAAAGAGAATATCCAACTAATTTTTACTACATCACCACCTCATAATGTCCATATTTTAGGTAGCATATTAAAAAAAAGATATGGTTTACCCTGGGTAGCTGATTTTCGAGATGGTTGGACAAGAAATGAAATGTATACAGCAAAATCCCAGTTAAGACAGCAAATTGATAAAGTATTTGAACGCTTTATTGTTAATCTTGCAGATCAAATAATATGCGTTACTCCAGAACTAGCAGAAGATTTTTATCAAGATTATCCTAAAGTTAAGAAAAAGACTTCTGTTATTTATAATGGCTTTGATCCAGCAGATTTTGAAAAATTAAATAAAGTAGAAAAAGATAAAAATACTTTTACACTATCCCATATTGGCTCTTTAGCTGCTAAACCTAATAGAAGCCCAGAAATAATTTTGCAAGCTGTAAGCTCAATAGCTAGTACCAATAAGGAATTTAAGGAAAATTTTAGGCTTGAGTTTGTTGGCCCAGTGCTTAATCTACCTTTAGAAGAAATGATTACAAAATATAGCTTAGAGTCTATTTGCTCAGTAGTTGGAGTAGTGCCACATCTTAGAGCTTTAGAACATATGCAAAAAGCAGATGCTCTTTTGTTATTAACCAACCACAAACAAAAATTTGGAGATAGTGCAATTTTAGCAGGCAAATTTGGAGAATATTTATTTACAGCTAACCCAATTTTAGCAGTTGTTTCAGAGGGAATAGCTAAAGATATTATTGAAAATTATGATTTAGGTTACGTAGTTTCCCCGGATGATTTAGAGAAGACAAAAGAATTTTTATATGAGCTTTTTTATAAATGGTAA
- a CDS encoding Spy/CpxP family protein refolding chaperone, with protein sequence MRTISGINKFLALVILLVGSFSFVQLVSAHTKSEGDLFADLSAIENVEGEFQGRHHRRGDRMRSFMAEKLGLTDDQKAQIKQIKQNHYESVKPLVQELRTKKQELRQAFEGNVYNEALATQKLTEMAGLKAKLMGEKFKMHNEINAVFTPEQKAKLEEMKEQFKNKRGERKQFRHPRHSDKTID encoded by the coding sequence ATGAGGACAATTTCTGGTATCAACAAATTCTTAGCTTTAGTAATATTACTAGTCGGCTCTTTTTCTTTTGTTCAATTAGTATCAGCCCATACTAAGAGCGAAGGCGATTTATTTGCAGATCTTTCAGCTATAGAAAATGTAGAAGGTGAATTTCAAGGCAGACATCATAGACGCGGCGATAGAATGCGCTCTTTTATGGCAGAAAAGCTTGGTTTAACCGATGATCAAAAAGCACAAATCAAACAAATCAAACAAAATCACTATGAAAGTGTTAAACCTTTAGTACAAGAACTTAGGACAAAAAAACAGGAATTACGTCAAGCCTTTGAAGGTAATGTTTACAATGAAGCACTTGCTACACAAAAATTAACTGAAATGGCTGGCTTAAAAGCTAAATTAATGGGTGAAAAATTTAAGATGCACAATGAAATTAATGCGGTATTTACCCCAGAGCAAAAAGCAAAATTAGAAGAAATGAAAGAACAATTCAAAAATAAGCGCGGTGAGAGAAAACAATTTAGACATCCTAGACATTCTGACAAAACAATTGATTAA
- a CDS encoding peptidylprolyl isomerase: MFFICESAKPEWNGQYTVYGRVIEGMNVVGIISNSPTQPGTDRPSEKISIKKSYF; encoded by the coding sequence ATTTTTTTTATTTGTGAATCGGCTAAACCTGAATGGAATGGACAATATACGGTTTATGGCCGAGTTATAGAAGGAATGAATGTGGTAGGGATAATTTCAAATTCTCCAACTCAACCAGGAACAGACCGACCATCAGAAAAAATCTCAATTAAAAAAAGTTACTTTTGA